One window of Halopelagius longus genomic DNA carries:
- a CDS encoding DUF7536 family protein has product MTDREQPTLVSDEVPERPPSGGLVEALDVPRNAAVGVAAGVTLAAGAYLFRVLELFGPFAGTRAYPVLGPEGWFGILAFVLATSTALLVTTLLTVVSVYRLAKDV; this is encoded by the coding sequence TTGACGGACCGAGAACAACCCACACTCGTGAGTGACGAGGTTCCGGAGCGTCCGCCGTCGGGCGGACTCGTCGAGGCGTTAGACGTGCCGCGGAACGCCGCAGTCGGCGTCGCCGCCGGCGTTACCCTCGCGGCGGGCGCGTACCTGTTCCGCGTGTTAGAACTGTTCGGCCCCTTCGCGGGGACGAGAGCGTACCCGGTTCTCGGGCCGGAAGGCTGGTTCGGCATCCTCGCGTTCGTCCTCGCCACCTCGACGGCGCTTCTGGTGACGACGCTTCTGACCGTCGTCTCCGTCTACCGCCTCGCAAAAGACGTGTGA
- a CDS encoding succinylglutamate desuccinylase/aspartoacylase family protein, with translation MTTLGSASAAPGEIATGRLEVGEARDGSPVALPVAVINGARDGKTLYLQAASDGDELNGVGVIQRVVPQLDPNDVVGEILVVGIVNYHAFQVAEHRNPIDDTKMNRAYPGDENGTSSERIAAATYDVASRADIIVDLHQGSTSRMIDEVRVRCGRHHRLHSECLRLAKTFGCGYILDQKGPDGQLARAGPDDGIPTIDPELGGAVGWDEESIRKGVDGVYNVLRGYGFLDGSVESTSQTRAKGFDQYGSPSGGLVRFKKDLGDSVSVGDVLFEVTDVFGGLKARVTADGPGIFWRCRRLPQVATGEYVCSVGTDIDTV, from the coding sequence ATGACCACGCTCGGAAGTGCGAGCGCGGCCCCGGGAGAGATTGCGACGGGTCGGCTCGAAGTGGGAGAGGCGCGAGACGGAAGCCCGGTCGCGCTCCCGGTCGCCGTGATAAACGGCGCGCGAGACGGCAAGACGCTCTACCTGCAGGCGGCGTCCGACGGCGACGAACTGAACGGTGTCGGCGTGATTCAGCGCGTCGTCCCCCAACTGGATCCGAACGACGTCGTCGGCGAGATACTCGTCGTCGGCATCGTCAACTACCACGCGTTTCAGGTCGCAGAGCACAGAAACCCCATCGACGACACGAAGATGAACCGCGCGTACCCCGGCGACGAGAACGGCACGTCCTCCGAGCGTATCGCCGCGGCGACGTACGACGTGGCCTCCCGCGCGGACATCATCGTGGACCTCCATCAGGGGTCGACGAGTCGGATGATAGACGAGGTTCGCGTCCGCTGCGGCCGCCACCACCGCCTCCACAGCGAGTGTCTCCGACTGGCGAAGACGTTCGGGTGCGGCTACATCCTCGACCAGAAGGGCCCGGACGGACAACTCGCCCGCGCCGGCCCGGACGACGGCATCCCGACCATCGACCCCGAACTCGGCGGGGCCGTCGGGTGGGACGAAGAGAGCATCCGGAAGGGCGTCGACGGCGTCTACAACGTCCTCCGCGGGTACGGCTTCCTCGACGGGTCGGTCGAATCCACGTCCCAGACCCGCGCGAAGGGGTTCGACCAGTACGGGTCGCCCTCGGGCGGTCTGGTGCGGTTCAAGAAGGACCTCGGCGACTCCGTCTCCGTCGGCGACGTGCTGTTCGAGGTGACGGACGTCTTCGGCGGCCTGAAGGCGCGCGTCACCGCCGACGGTCCCGGCATCTTCTGGCGGTGCCGCCGCCTCCCGCAGGTCGCCACCGGCGAGTACGTCTGCTCGGTCGGCACGGACATCGACACCGTCTGA
- a CDS encoding pyridoxal-phosphate dependent enzyme, producing MALPPELRLRCSDCGNEPAEWTWRCDCGAPLDFAADFRPDGPAPAPDAFDARRGLWSFDDFLPVGPNVTLGEGLTPLVDAPEWGASFKLEYVFPTGSFKDRGATVTLSVADELGVERVVEDSSGNAGAAIATYAARAGIDADVYVPAAVKATKLRAVERAGATPVRVEGSREDVTDACLDAVRAGDGWYASHAWNPAFFAGTATFAYEVVLQRDWSAPDAVVSPLGHGTLFLGAYRGFRALSDAGWIDEMPRFLGAQAAGYAPIAEALHGRDAAAGENDAADGIQIREPVRKDQILDAIEETGGDAIALSEGAVERELDALHGRGFYVESTSAVAPAALREYRERGVIDATDDVVIPLTGSGMKT from the coding sequence ATGGCGCTGCCTCCCGAACTCCGACTCCGCTGTTCCGACTGCGGTAACGAACCCGCCGAGTGGACGTGGCGCTGTGACTGCGGCGCGCCGTTGGATTTCGCCGCCGACTTCCGACCCGACGGCCCCGCGCCCGCCCCCGACGCGTTCGACGCCCGCCGGGGACTGTGGTCGTTCGACGACTTTCTCCCGGTCGGTCCGAACGTCACCCTCGGCGAGGGACTGACGCCCCTCGTGGACGCGCCCGAGTGGGGCGCGTCGTTCAAACTGGAGTACGTCTTCCCCACGGGGTCGTTCAAGGACCGCGGGGCGACGGTGACGCTCTCCGTCGCCGACGAACTCGGCGTCGAACGAGTCGTCGAGGACTCCTCGGGCAACGCGGGGGCGGCCATCGCCACCTACGCCGCCCGCGCCGGCATCGACGCCGACGTGTACGTACCCGCGGCGGTCAAGGCGACGAAACTCCGCGCCGTCGAACGCGCGGGGGCGACGCCGGTCCGCGTCGAGGGGTCCCGCGAGGACGTGACCGACGCCTGCCTCGACGCCGTCCGCGCGGGCGACGGCTGGTACGCCTCCCACGCGTGGAACCCCGCCTTCTTCGCCGGGACGGCGACGTTCGCCTACGAAGTCGTCCTCCAGCGAGACTGGTCGGCCCCGGACGCCGTCGTCTCGCCCCTCGGCCACGGGACGCTGTTTCTCGGCGCCTACCGCGGCTTCCGTGCCCTCTCCGACGCTGGCTGGATAGACGAGATGCCGCGCTTCTTGGGCGCGCAGGCCGCCGGATACGCCCCTATCGCGGAGGCGTTGCACGGACGGGACGCGGCGGCGGGCGAGAACGACGCGGCCGACGGCATCCAGATACGAGAGCCCGTCCGCAAAGACCAGATTCTCGACGCCATCGAGGAGACGGGTGGCGACGCCATCGCCCTCTCGGAGGGTGCGGTGGAACGCGAACTCGACGCCCTCCACGGCCGCGGGTTCTACGTCGAATCCACCTCCGCCGTCGCGCCCGCGGCCCTCCGGGAGTACCGCGAACGGGGCGTCATCGACGCCACCGACGACGTGGTGATTCCGCTGACGGGAAGCGGGATGAAGACGTAG
- a CDS encoding methyltransferase domain-containing protein, producing the protein MPTRDSSSRDVEELVLLWAARRSGVLDAVLDTAGTPAEAAEAADVTEEAAAVVVESLADLGFVRDVGGEYEITNRALGFLAKRDVRSIGRLPHALDLLDLWSDLPETMATGETPELPEDWTRNRLGAHAATDDAAVRARVTAAVRERPNAERVADLLGASGTYATEFAARGFETTLVDDGACVEAVEPMVRHRGVRTVAADVPGELGLDSGSFGLAFAADATSRLDPAENRALFDAAFDALEPGGTLVIVDVLRDGSPESVGARVRALGVGRGDAYPEATYREWLEDAGFAGVACKSVPGDARTAVIAHRPERAVD; encoded by the coding sequence ATGCCGACCCGAGACAGTTCGTCGCGCGACGTGGAGGAACTCGTCTTGCTTTGGGCCGCCCGCCGGAGCGGCGTCCTCGACGCCGTTCTCGACACCGCCGGGACGCCCGCGGAGGCGGCCGAGGCGGCGGACGTGACGGAGGAGGCGGCCGCAGTCGTCGTCGAATCGCTCGCGGACCTCGGGTTCGTCCGCGACGTGGGCGGCGAGTACGAGATTACGAACCGCGCGCTCGGATTTTTAGCGAAGCGAGACGTGCGCTCCATCGGTCGTCTGCCGCACGCGTTGGACCTGCTGGACCTCTGGAGCGACCTGCCGGAGACGATGGCGACGGGCGAGACGCCCGAGTTACCCGAAGACTGGACGCGAAACCGCCTCGGGGCGCACGCCGCGACGGACGACGCGGCGGTGCGCGCCCGCGTCACCGCGGCGGTGCGCGAACGACCCAACGCAGAGCGAGTCGCGGACCTCCTCGGCGCGTCGGGGACGTACGCGACGGAGTTCGCCGCCCGCGGGTTCGAGACGACGCTGGTCGACGACGGAGCGTGCGTCGAGGCGGTCGAACCGATGGTCCGCCACCGCGGCGTCCGAACCGTCGCCGCCGACGTTCCGGGCGAGTTGGGCCTCGACTCGGGGTCGTTCGGCCTCGCGTTCGCCGCCGACGCGACGAGTCGGCTCGACCCCGCGGAGAACCGCGCGCTGTTCGACGCGGCGTTCGACGCCCTCGAACCGGGCGGGACGCTCGTCATCGTGGACGTCCTCCGCGACGGGTCGCCCGAATCGGTCGGCGCGCGGGTGCGCGCCCTCGGCGTCGGACGGGGCGACGCCTACCCGGAGGCGACCTACCGCGAGTGGTTGGAGGACGCCGGGTTCGCGGGCGTTGCTTGTAAATCCGTGCCGGGAGACGCCCGGACGGCGGTTATCGCCCACCGGCCGGAGCGTGCGGTTGATTAG
- a CDS encoding MFS transporter: MAREETAEPDAFSSFRRFFALDGDVLVLSAAMFAFSLGFQMTGRYMPRYMSVLGAGSLAIGLYGSFGNLISAVYPYPGGALSDRIGSRTALTAFGVASTLGFVVWLFADAFGVLTIPAFEVGRYAAEPVVLPVGIFLGLLLAQAWKSFGLGATFAIVKQSVPADRLATGFASTETFRRTAFLLGPLLAAGVLTLYQFEFGFRVVLAVAALFGLVATAAQYALYDASRDSFGKSFEGLDSVLDDLQSMPPELRPLLVGDTLVRFANGMVYVFFVIVVTEFLEVGVTLPAVGSLSPDAYFGVLLAVEMAIALLTMVPVAKLARRVGLKPVVAVGFAVYAIFPVLLVNAPANAAVVALLFAFSGLRFAGLPAHKALIVGPAEENAGGRVVGSYYLVRNVVVIPSAAVGGWLYAASPELAFGAATAVGLLGTGYFLAFGREFPAYA; this comes from the coding sequence ATGGCGCGCGAGGAGACGGCCGAACCGGACGCGTTCTCGTCGTTCCGACGCTTCTTCGCCCTCGACGGCGACGTACTGGTTCTCTCGGCGGCGATGTTCGCGTTCAGCCTCGGGTTCCAGATGACCGGACGCTACATGCCGCGGTACATGAGCGTCCTCGGCGCGGGGAGCCTCGCAATCGGGCTGTACGGGAGTTTCGGCAACCTCATCAGCGCCGTCTACCCGTACCCCGGCGGCGCGCTCTCGGACCGCATCGGGTCCCGGACGGCGCTGACGGCGTTCGGCGTCGCCTCGACGCTCGGGTTCGTCGTCTGGTTGTTCGCCGACGCGTTCGGCGTCCTCACGATACCGGCCTTCGAGGTGGGGCGGTACGCGGCGGAGCCGGTCGTCCTCCCCGTCGGCATCTTCCTCGGCCTCCTGCTCGCGCAGGCGTGGAAATCGTTCGGGCTGGGCGCGACGTTCGCGATAGTGAAACAGAGCGTCCCGGCGGACCGTCTGGCGACGGGCTTTGCGAGTACGGAGACGTTCCGCCGGACGGCCTTTCTGCTCGGGCCCCTCCTGGCCGCGGGCGTGTTGACGCTCTATCAGTTCGAGTTCGGCTTCCGCGTCGTCTTGGCCGTCGCCGCCCTGTTCGGCCTCGTCGCCACGGCGGCGCAGTACGCCCTCTACGACGCGTCCAGGGACTCGTTCGGGAAGTCCTTCGAGGGCCTCGACTCGGTGCTCGACGACCTGCAGTCGATGCCGCCGGAGCTTCGACCCCTGCTGGTCGGCGACACCCTCGTCCGCTTCGCCAACGGGATGGTGTACGTCTTCTTCGTCATCGTCGTCACCGAGTTCCTCGAAGTCGGCGTCACCCTCCCCGCCGTGGGGTCGCTCTCGCCGGACGCGTACTTCGGCGTCCTGTTGGCCGTCGAGATGGCTATCGCCCTCCTCACGATGGTGCCCGTCGCCAAACTCGCGCGGCGCGTCGGCCTCAAACCCGTCGTCGCCGTCGGGTTCGCCGTCTACGCGATATTCCCGGTGCTGCTCGTCAACGCGCCCGCGAACGCCGCCGTCGTCGCTCTCCTCTTTGCGTTCTCCGGCCTCCGGTTCGCCGGCCTCCCGGCGCACAAGGCGCTCATCGTCGGACCGGCCGAAGAGAACGCCGGCGGGCGCGTCGTCGGCTCGTACTACCTCGTCCGCAACGTCGTCGTCATCCCCTCCGCCGCCGTCGGCGGATGGTTGTACGCGGCGTCGCCGGAGTTGGCGTTCGGCGCGGCGACGGCGGTGGGCCTCCTCGGGACGGGCTACTTCCTCGCCTTCGGCCGGGAGTTCCCGGCGTACGCGTGA
- a CDS encoding protein-L-isoaspartate O-methyltransferase family protein, which produces MDTAALREDMVDGIEHSMDVDESVSLAMRTVPRHPFVEETPYDNRASDYEGTTVLAPALAARMLSALNATDGDEVLVVGAGVGYTAAVLAELVGERYVHAVDIDRQLVYAARSNLESAGYGGVLVDRRDGADGLPEYAPFDRILVEAAAINPPRKLVAQLADGGRLVMPMGGPEQTLVSVTHEGEIEEKHGPVAFRPLLVEGEQRSGPTRNRTEREDAERAQPDSGYFAPSGWEQEWIDWDERLSGRQRRRR; this is translated from the coding sequence ATGGATACCGCCGCATTGCGCGAGGACATGGTCGACGGCATCGAACACTCGATGGACGTCGACGAGTCCGTGAGCCTCGCGATGCGAACTGTCCCTCGACACCCGTTCGTCGAGGAGACGCCGTACGACAACCGGGCCTCCGACTACGAGGGGACGACGGTGCTGGCCCCCGCCCTCGCCGCGCGAATGCTCTCCGCACTGAACGCAACCGACGGCGACGAGGTGTTGGTCGTCGGCGCGGGCGTCGGCTACACCGCCGCCGTCTTGGCCGAACTCGTCGGCGAGAGGTACGTCCACGCCGTCGATATCGACCGCCAACTCGTCTACGCCGCCCGCTCGAACCTCGAATCGGCGGGCTACGGCGGCGTCCTCGTGGACCGCCGCGACGGCGCCGACGGCCTCCCCGAGTACGCCCCGTTCGACCGCATCCTCGTCGAAGCCGCGGCCATCAACCCCCCGCGGAAACTCGTCGCGCAGTTGGCCGACGGCGGCCGCCTCGTCATGCCGATGGGCGGCCCGGAGCAGACGCTCGTCTCCGTCACCCACGAGGGCGAAATCGAGGAGAAACACGGACCCGTCGCCTTCCGACCCCTCCTGGTCGAGGGCGAACAGCGGAGCGGTCCCACGCGCAACCGCACCGAACGCGAGGACGCCGAACGGGCGCAACCCGACTCGGGCTACTTCGCGCCGAGCGGGTGGGAACAGGAGTGGATAGACTGGGACGAACGGCTGAGCGGACGACAGCGGCGGCGGCGGTAG